Within the Mucilaginibacter sp. CSA2-8R genome, the region CCAAAATACGGTTACCGGCTTGCTGCTGAATGTTAGGAGAAGTTACACCAAACTTATCAATACGGTTACGCAAGATATTGAATGATTGAGTAACTGCAGCGTTTGACTGGTCGCGCAGGTAAGACTCTACCTGGCTGTTAGTGGCGTCAAACTTTAAGTTGCTTTGATTAGACTGTGTAGAAAAAATTGGCGCTAACTTGCCGTTAGGAGCCAGTTTTTTATACTCACGCATAAAAATGTCGATGTAGTTTTCGGGGCTGGTTTTAGCAATTACATCGGCATTATGCAGGGCTTGGTTAAAGGTAACATCAGCATTGTTGTTAGCCAGTGAGCGGATCAACTCGCTTAACGAAATTTGCATAGTTACGTTCATGCCGCCCTTTAAGTCGAGGCCCAGAGCCAATTCTCTGTCTTTGCAGTACTGAAAGCTGTGTTTAAACAGCGGATAAACCGGCTGCGATGAAATAGAATCCAGATAAGCTTTCTCTTTCTCCGAATTACCTTTTGCATAGTTCCGCGCATCAGCTTCAACACTTCTGGTTACCCAGGTAAATGATAGCTGATACAAGCAAACAAGCGCCAACAGAACGGCAAAAAATTTAATAACCCCTTTACCTTGCATGGTGTAGTCTATGTGTAAATTAATTTATAAGCTTTAAAATTAAGTCGGCAAATCTAATAAAATTTAGTTATGGAAACGTTTTAAATAAAACAAAATAAATCAGTTGGTTGTTAGCGACGTTTTAAAGTAACAAAGGAGTACGGGAGCGGATTTTTCTCGTCAGGCTCGTGGTTTTCTCGGCTCACTTCAAGCCATTCTTCAGGCTTAATTTCAGGAAAAAAGGTATCCGCTTCGAAAGCCTGATGCACAATGGTTAAGTATATAGAATCGGTTAGCGGGAGCGCCTGTCGATATATTTCTGCACCGCCAATGATATACAAATCACTGTCTCTTCTGCCGATCGCTATGGCCTCCTGTATTGAGCTGGCCACCTCGCATCCGGGTATCTCAATAGCCTGCCGGGTAACTACAATGTTACGACGCTTAGGCAAAGGCCTGCCCACCGATTCATAAGTTTTGCGCCCCATAATTACAGTGTGGCCGGAGGTGATTTCTTTAAAGTGTTTCAGGTCATTAGGCAGATGCCACAATAACTGGTTATTTTTACCGATAGCATTATTGGTGGCGATGGCCACTACGATGTAGATGTTCATTGGTTGTTGCGGCGTTAGTTAATTCTTAGAGCAAAGGGATGATTCGGGATTGCAGCCAGGTTTTAATTTCTTCAAACCTTAATTCGCCGGTGCTTGAACCTATTACAAAGTCGTAAAGCTCGTCTTCTGTGGCTTCAACGTCCAATTGGCTATCGGCCAGTATCAGCATCATCAAAGCAAAAGCAATTCGTTTATTGCCATCAACAAAAGGGTGGTTAATAATCAGGCTTTCAAACAGGGCACTTGCTTTTTCTAATGCCGACGGGTAAAGGTCTTGTTGGTCAAACGTACTAAATGGGCGAGCGAGTGCTGCTTCTAAACCCCGCTGGTCGCGTACACCTTTGCTGCCACCAAATTCGTCAATCAGCTCATGATGCATACGGATGGCATCATCAACAGAAATCATTGGGCAAGTCGTTTGAGCAGGCCACGATGCTTGTTTATAACAGCTTTGAAATTACTTGATTGCTGCAGCTCTCCGGTTGATTGATTTTTAACTTCTTTTAAGAAATCCAAAATCTCGGCTAACGATTCTTCAGGTACTTCGTCGACAATTTTTTTTATTTCAGCTTTAATTTCGATGGCTGTCATACTCAAATTTAAGTATTATTAGTTAATTACACCGCCACTGCAGCCTTGATATGCGGCCATGGGTCGTAGTTTTCCAGTGTAAAGTCTTCATATTTAAATCCGAAGATGTCTTTAACTTCCGGGTTGATACGCATAGTTGGTAGTGGGCGGGGCTCGCGGCTCAGTTGCAGATGTGCCTGCTCAAGGTGGTTGTTGTAAATGTGGGCATCGCCAAAAGTATGTATGAAGTCGCCGTAATCTGAATCGCATACCTGCGCCACCATCATGGTTAACAGGGCATAGGAGGCAATGTTAAATGGTACGCCTAAAAATATATCGGCGCTGCGCTGGTATAACTGGCAGGATAATTTGCCTCGGGTTTCGCCTTTTTGCGTATTGGCAGGCTCCACGTAAAATTGGAACAGGCTATGGCAGGGCGGCAAAGCCATCTGGTCAACGTCGGCTACGTTCCAGGCCGATACCATAATGCGGCGCGAGTCGGGATTGGTTTTTAACTGTTTAATTACCTGGCTGATCTGGTCGATGTTTCGGCCATCGGGTGTTGGCCAAGAACGCCATTGGTAGCCGTAAACCGGACCCAGGTTTCCATCAGCATCAGCCCATTCGTCCCAAATACGAACGCCGTTTTCTTTCAAATATTTAATATTTGTATCACCGCTTAAAAACCAAATGAGTTCGTGAATGATGGATTTTAAGTGTAGCTTTTTAGTAGTTACCAGCGGAAAACCCTCTTGTAAATTAAAGCGCATCTGGTAACCAAAAACGCTGATGGTTCCGGTGCCGGTGCGATCGTGTTTTTGTGCGCCGTTTTCAAGCACGTGGCGCATTAAATCGAGGTATTGTTTCATAGCTGGTAAAGTAAACCGGTGTTGGATTGAAGTTACAGGCTTACCGATGCAAATTAAATTAATTTAATCTATTTAGCCTTTCCTACCTTTGTAAAAATTAAGAACGGCCCTTAGCGTACCATGATTGTATTTCCAAACGCCAAAATCAATTTAGGATTAAACATTACCCAACGGCGGCCAGATGGTTACCACAACCTCGAAACCATATTCTATCCTTTGATGATTAAAGATGCGCTTGAAATTATTGAGAGCGATGCGCTAAGTTTCCAATCGTCAGGTATTCATATCCCCGGCGATCGTGAAACAAATTTATGTTTAAAAGCCTATCAGCTGCTTAAGCAGGATTTTGATTTACCGCCGGTAAGCATTCATCTGCATAAGCACATCCCCATTGGTGCAGGCTTGGGCGGAGGGTCGGCTGATGCCGCTTTTATGATTAAATTGTTAAACCAGCAATTCGAGTTGGGTTTAACACCCGAAAATATGATGAATTATGCCCGCCAGTTGGGGGCCGACTGTGCTTTTTTTATCAACAATGAGCCGGTTTATGCTTTTGACAAAGGCGACCGTTTTGAGCCGGTTGAGCTTAACCTGTCTCGGTATTGCCTGGTACTGGTGATGCCCCCCGTGCACGTATCTACCGCCGAAGCTTACGGCGGAATTACACCCAAACCAGTGGAGGTATCTTTAAAAAACTTGATACAACAACCAATAAGCCATTGGAAAACGCACATCAAAAATGATTTTGAAGAGCATATTTTTAAAGCTTATCCCGTGATTGCTGGTGTTAAAAGTGCTTTGTACCAGGCCGGGGCCATATATGCTAGCATGAGCGGCAGCGGGGCATCGGTATTTGGTGTTTTCGAAAAGCAACCTGTTTTATCAGCCCTCGCGAAAAGTAACCAGGTTTTTTATAACGTATAATAAAGACGTAAGAGCCTTTTTTATTAGAACTGAATAAACGGCTCCTCCGTATCGTGGTATAACAAAACCTGCCATTGTTCGGCTTTAGCTTGCTGTTCCCATTGCCGGCGTAATTGCATGGCTTTCCGGCCATCATAATCTGTTTTGTAAGCAATATGATGGTAGAGATAATTTTTTTTGGGTAAATCATCAGCACCATAAAAAACAATCCGATTGCTGTCATGTAACCAAAATACCTGCATGTATGGTGTATGTCCGCCTACAACCTGATAGGTAATATTAGGTGTGATATTTCCGCTGTCAACAGTTAATAATTTCAAATTAGGCAACCTGCTAAGTTGTTGCAACAAACTGATATTATAAGATGGATTGTTTTGCTGCCCTAAAGCAAATGTTAGTTCTCTTTGCTGCAGATAAATATCAGCGTTGTTGAAATGAGTTTTAAATATTCCATTTTGAAAATATCCGAGACCGCCAACATGATCGTTATGCAAGTGCGACAAGAGTACCTTAGTTACTTCTTTCGCATTGATGCCGTGTTGGGCTAAAAGCGATTCGATTAAATAACCGTTGTCCACATTCGCCTCAAGGCCGGTGTCTAACAAGATGACTTCTGCGTCGGTTCTTACTAAAAACGGCCTAACCGATAGGCGCAGCATATGTTGATCCGGCAATATGTCATCATGGCTTGCCAGCTGATAGTGCTTTTGCTGATCCACGTGATAGATACCTTCATCTAACGGAGTAATTTTCATGATCTTTATTATGCTTAGGCTGCCTTAAGTATGGCCTTGTTGCTGCCACTGTTTTCTTTGGCCTGTTTTTGATAAAATACGTAAGCCGCTATGGTAATCATACCTAATATACCTTCTAATGCAACAACTTCGCGGGGTTTAAGATATTCTGCCAAAAAGCCAATCAGTAAACTGCCTATCGGAGTAATGCCCAAGTACGCCATTACGTAATAGCTGATAGTACGTGCGCGCATGGCAGGCGCAGCATGAGTTTGAATGTAAGTATTTATGGATGATGTTTGTGCCATCATACCTACACCGCTAATGACCATACCTACCAGCGCTAACGGTAAGTGGTTTGAAACAGCCAGGATTAAAACGCCTGCGCCAAATAATACACTTGCTACTATCGTAATTTGGGTAAGCTTGTTAATATTTTTAAGTCTGGCCAGATATACCGCACTAATTAGTGAGCCTAAACCTATGGCACTTTCAAAAAGGCTGAACGTGCCTGAGGTACCATTAAACAAATCTTTAGCAAAAACAGGCATTAGTGTAGTAAACGGAATTAC harbors:
- a CDS encoding dihydrofolate reductase, coding for MNIYIVVAIATNNAIGKNNQLLWHLPNDLKHFKEITSGHTVIMGRKTYESVGRPLPKRRNIVVTRQAIEIPGCEVASSIQEAIAIGRRDSDLYIIGGAEIYRQALPLTDSIYLTIVHQAFEADTFFPEIKPEEWLEVSRENHEPDEKNPLPYSFVTLKRR
- a CDS encoding type II toxin-antitoxin system death-on-curing family toxin, which translates into the protein MISVDDAIRMHHELIDEFGGSKGVRDQRGLEAALARPFSTFDQQDLYPSALEKASALFESLIINHPFVDGNKRIAFALMMLILADSQLDVEATEDELYDFVIGSSTGELRFEEIKTWLQSRIIPLL
- a CDS encoding thymidylate synthase, which translates into the protein MKQYLDLMRHVLENGAQKHDRTGTGTISVFGYQMRFNLQEGFPLVTTKKLHLKSIIHELIWFLSGDTNIKYLKENGVRIWDEWADADGNLGPVYGYQWRSWPTPDGRNIDQISQVIKQLKTNPDSRRIMVSAWNVADVDQMALPPCHSLFQFYVEPANTQKGETRGKLSCQLYQRSADIFLGVPFNIASYALLTMMVAQVCDSDYGDFIHTFGDAHIYNNHLEQAHLQLSREPRPLPTMRINPEVKDIFGFKYEDFTLENYDPWPHIKAAVAV
- a CDS encoding MBL fold metallo-hydrolase — its product is MKITPLDEGIYHVDQQKHYQLASHDDILPDQHMLRLSVRPFLVRTDAEVILLDTGLEANVDNGYLIESLLAQHGINAKEVTKVLLSHLHNDHVGGLGYFQNGIFKTHFNNADIYLQQRELTFALGQQNNPSYNISLLQQLSRLPNLKLLTVDSGNITPNITYQVVGGHTPYMQVFWLHDSNRIVFYGADDLPKKNYLYHHIAYKTDYDGRKAMQLRRQWEQQAKAEQWQVLLYHDTEEPFIQF
- the ispE gene encoding 4-(cytidine 5'-diphospho)-2-C-methyl-D-erythritol kinase, whose product is MIVFPNAKINLGLNITQRRPDGYHNLETIFYPLMIKDALEIIESDALSFQSSGIHIPGDRETNLCLKAYQLLKQDFDLPPVSIHLHKHIPIGAGLGGGSADAAFMIKLLNQQFELGLTPENMMNYARQLGADCAFFINNEPVYAFDKGDRFEPVELNLSRYCLVLVMPPVHVSTAEAYGGITPKPVEVSLKNLIQQPISHWKTHIKNDFEEHIFKAYPVIAGVKSALYQAGAIYASMSGSGASVFGVFEKQPVLSALAKSNQVFYNV